One segment of Fuscovulum ytuae DNA contains the following:
- a CDS encoding 4Fe-4S dicluster domain-containing protein, producing the protein MTGLPERTEKKLGLVIDLDTCVGCHACVTACKGWNDQGYGVPLSDQNPYGADPSGTFLNRVHSFSVQPDEMPAQIINFPRSCLHCEDAPCVTVCPTGASYKRAEDGIVLVNEDACIGCGLCAWACPYGARELDMDAGVMKKCTLCVDRIYNEALPEEDREPACVRTCPTGARHFGDFADPTSKVSRLTAEREGFALMPEMGTRPVNRYLPPRKKDRPQEASLLAPLLDIKATGLAGWLDRVLGKL; encoded by the coding sequence ATGACCGGATTGCCGGAGCGGACAGAAAAGAAGCTGGGTCTGGTGATCGACCTTGATACCTGCGTGGGCTGTCATGCCTGTGTCACCGCCTGCAAGGGGTGGAACGATCAGGGCTATGGCGTGCCCTTGTCGGACCAGAACCCTTACGGGGCCGATCCGTCGGGGACCTTCTTAAACCGAGTTCATAGCTTTTCAGTGCAACCTGATGAAATGCCTGCGCAAATCATCAACTTCCCCCGGTCCTGCCTGCATTGTGAGGATGCGCCCTGCGTCACCGTCTGCCCGACGGGGGCGAGTTACAAGCGGGCCGAGGATGGCATCGTTCTGGTGAATGAGGATGCCTGTATCGGCTGTGGCCTTTGCGCCTGGGCCTGCCCCTATGGTGCGCGGGAATTGGATATGGATGCGGGGGTGATGAAGAAATGCACCCTGTGCGTCGACCGCATCTATAACGAGGCTTTGCCGGAAGAAGACCGCGAGCCTGCCTGCGTGCGCACCTGCCCCACGGGGGCGCGGCATTTCGGGGATTTCGCGGACCCCACGAGCAAAGTCAGCCGTCTGACGGCCGAGCGGGAGGGGTTTGCGCTGATGCCAGAGATGGGGACGCGCCCCGTGAACCGCTATCTGCCGCCAAGGAAGAAGGATCGGCCGCAGGAGGCGTCATTGCTGGCCCCCCTGCTGGACATCAAGGCAACGGGGCTGGCCGGGTGGCTGGACCGGGTTTTGGGGAAATTGTGA